The Starkeya sp. ORNL1 DNA window ACACCTCGCCATCGCCCTGCACGCCATGGCCGTCGCCGACCGAGAAATTGGCGCCGGGCACGAACACCGGGAAATAGATGGTCGCGCCGACGCCGAGCTCCTTATTGTCCATGTTCCCGCCGAACACCCGCGGCTGCACCGAGGAGAGCGGGCCCCATCCGGGCGCCGGCGCGACGCCGAAATTGCCGAAGAACGGAGCGAGCGGCAGCTCCTGTCCCCAGGGCAGAAGCGCGAGCTCGCGCTTGAGGTCGAGCGGGATGTGCAGGCGGCGGGCTTGCGGAAAGTCCTCCGGCAGCGTGCCCCAGAATGGCAATTGCACGTTCCCGCCCCAGTTGGAGCGGAACTTGATATCGAGGACACGGACCTCCAGCACGTCGCCGGGCTCGGCGCCCATGACATGGATCGGCCCGGTGAGCAGATGCGGGCCGGGACCGTGCGGGGCCGTCGCAAGTACTTCGCGATGCTCGGGCAGCACGGGGAGCCCGGAGGAAGGATCCGGCAGGTCTTCCAGTTCGCCGGACAGCGTGTCGATCACCACCCGATCGCCCGAGGCGATGGTGAGCACCGGCGGCACCGCGGCGTCCCACAGCCCCCACTGCACATTGCCCGGCGTCGACGGCAGATAGTGGTCCATCGCTGGTTCCTCAGAGTCCGACCTGTAATTCCAAGACGACCGTCATCCCCGGCCTTGTGCCGGGGATCTCGATTCCCGACAGCGCATCAGAGACCGAGATGGCCGGGACAAGCCCGGCCATGACGGCTGAGACGATCGTTCCTCACCCCTTCACCGCGCCCAGCGTAAGCCCGCGCACGATGTGCCGCTGCAACACGAACACCACGGCGAGCACCGGCAGCAGCGCGGTCATGCCGACCACCGCCATCTCGCCCCACCGCACACCCTGCGAGGTGATCAGCTTCGGGATCGAGACGGGGAGCGTCTGCACCGCCTTGCCGCCGAGCATGAAGGCGAACAGGAACTCGTTCCAGGCAAAGATGAAGCACAGCACCGCGGTGGCCACGATGCCGTTGCGCAGCAGCGGGAACACCACGCGGCGGAAGATCTGCGGGCGCGACCAGCCTTCCAGCGCCGCCGCCTCCTCCAGCTCCACCGGGAGATCGCGGCAGAAGGAGCGCAGCACCCAGACATAGAAGGAGAGGTTGAAGGTCATGTAGGCCAGTGTCAGGCCGAGGAAGGTGTCGAGCAGATTGAGCTTGGCGAAGATGAAATAGAACGGGATGACGAGGCACACGGGCGGCGCCATCCGGGTCGCCAGGATGAACAGGAACAGATCGTCCTTCATCCGCATCTCGAAGCGAGCGAAGGCATAGGCCGCCGGGGTGCCGATGATGACGACCAGCGCGGTCGACATCAGGCACAGCACGAAGGAGGTCAGCAGGCTCCAGTGGAAGCCCTGCGCGATGACGTATTCGAAATGCTCCAGCGTCGGGGTGAACAGCCAGACCGTCGGCCGCGCGAACATCGCCTCGTTGGGCTTCACCATCATCGTCGCCATCCAGAAGATCGGGAACAGCACGATGATGGCGTAGACCACGGTGACGCCGGTCCAGAACAGGCCCTTCGAGCCCTCGATGCGATTTGAATCGTCGGCCATGACGGACCTCTAGAAGGCGTTCAGGCGCTTCTTGGCGACCTGATAGAACACGTTGCAGAAGGCGAAGAAGGCGAGCCAGACCAGCACCGCGAGCGCAGAAGCCTCGCCGATGTTCCAGAACTCGAAGGTCATCTTGTTGGCGAGGATGCTGGGGGTCTCGGTCGCGGTGCCCGGCCCGCCGCCGGTGAGGATGTAGACGGTGTCGAACACCTTGAAGGCGTCGATGAAGCGCAACAGCCCGATCACCACCAGCAGCGGGGTCAACATCGGCAGCGTGATGTGGAAGAACATCTGGAGCGGGTTGGCGCCGTCCACAGCGGCGGCGCGATAGGGGCCGAGGGGGAGCGCCTGCAGGCCGGCGAAGAAGGCCAGCATCATGAAGGGCGTCCACTGCCAGATGTCGACGAAGATCAGTGCATAGAGCGCAAGGTCCGGCGAGGCGAAGGCGGAGGTCTCGCCGATCAGGTTGAAGCGCTCCAGCACATTGTAGGAAAGGAAGCCCCAGGAACCCGCCAGCATGATCTTCCACAACAGGCCGACCACGATCGGCGCCATCATGGTGGGCATGAACAGCAGCGGGATCAGGACCGACCGCCCGCGCACATTCTGGTTCAGCACCAGCGCGCCGGCGAGGCCGAGCATGAACTCGATCGGCACGGCGATGCCGACGAAGATGGCGGCCACGCCCATGGAGTTCCAGAAGCGCCCGTCGCCGAGCAATTGCAGATAATTGTCGAAGCCGATGAATTCGGTGACGCGGCCGAACTTCGCCGCATGGAAGCTCAAGTACACCGTGTAGAGGAACGGGATCAGCGAGACCACGGTCAGCGTGATCATCGACGGCGCGATCAGCAGATATGGGTACCAGAACCGCCCGCGCGGCGCTGGGGCCGCAGCGGTTGCCGGCAGTGTGTCGGTCACGCTGGTCATGATGGTCGCGTCGCTCCGGATCCGGGAGAGACCCTCTCCCGTGGGAGAGGGGTCGATGTCGAGGCGGCTCAATGAGCCACCTCATCCTGAGGTGCGAGCCTTGGCGAGCCTCGAAGGATGCTCAAGCGGAGCGCGGCCATCGGGGACGGGCATCCTTCGAGGCCCGGCTGACGCCGGGCACCTCAGGATGAGGTCGCTCCCCTCAGACTCTCCTCACAGCAGGCACTTGTCGGCGCAGAGCTTCACCATTTCGGCCTGGCCCTTCTTGGCGCCGGCTTCCGGCGTGAGCTTGCCGAGGCCGACTTCCTGGGCGATGCCGCTCATCACGTCGTAGATCTCGTAGAATTTCGGCATCTTCGGCTTGGCCACGGCGACTTCGAGCGTGGATTCCATCGCGGTATAGAGCGTCTTGTTGGCGCTGCCCGCGATCGCCGGAAGGGCCCAGGACGAGGCGCGGATCGGGACGCCGCCCGAACCCAGCGTGATCAGCTTGTCCTGCTGTTTCTTGTCGGCCAGCCATTCGAGGAACAGGAAGGTGGCCTCGGGGCTCTTGCTGGCCGCGCTGATGACGGTGACCGACGGTTCGGCCTCGGCCGAGCGCTTGGCGGTGGAGCCGGCCTTCACCGGGATCGGGCCATAGACGAACTTGCCGGCGAACGGCGAGACGCCGGGCTTGTCGATGCCGAGCACGAAGTCCGACCAGGCGATGGACTGCGCGGCGATGCCGTTGCCCATCACGGTGGGCACGTCGACCAGCGAATATTCGGCGATGCCGGGCGGGGCGAAGGTCCAGAGCTCGCGCCACATCTTCAGCGCCGCCACGGTCTGCGGCGTGTCGAAGTTCGGCTTGCCATTGGCGTCGATCAGGTCGCCGCCAAAGTTCTTGATGAGGTTGCCCCACAGCGTCGGAAAGGTGGAGCCGCCTTTGATGCCTTCCAGCACGATGCCGTAGAAGTCGCTTTCCAGCGGATTGCCGGCCAGCATCGCACCCTTCTTGCGAGTGAAGAACTCGGCGATGTCGCGCATCTGCTCGATGGTCTTGGCCGGGGCGAGGTCGTAGCCATACTTCGCCTTGAAGGCGGCCTGCTCGCCCGGATCGTTCAACAGGTCGGCGCGCGCCCAATAGACCTGATTATAGTTCCAGTTGATGAAGGAATACTGCTTGCCATTGGCGAAGGCAGCGGTCTTGAACGGCTGCTGGATGAAGTCCGACGTATTGAGGTTCGGATTGGCCAGCTTCGGATTGCCGACCATGTCGTCGAGCGGGCGAATGACGCCGGCCGAGATCATCGGGCCGAGCTGGAAGCCATGCAGCATCACCGCGTCGTAATAGCCGCGGCCGGACAGCATGTCGGCCTGGCCCTTGTTGATCACCTCGAAATGGTTGAGCAGCTCCCACTCGACCTTGATCCCGGTCTCCTTCTCGAAGTCGGGCACGATCTTGGAGAGCGTCTCCTGCAAGGGCGTGATCTCGTCGAGCACGCGGATAGTCACGCCCTTATAGGGCTTCGCCGCCTCGGCATAGAAGCTCGCGTCGTCGGCATAGACGCCGGCCGACCACAGCACGGCAGAGGCCGCCATGGCGGCGGCAAGGCACCATTTCGTCGTCATTGCTGTTCCCCTTCGTTGTTTTTCAGCCGCCAGGCACGTTTCTCAGGCACTCGGAATTCAGCGGTTCCCTCTCCCCACTGGGGAGAGGGTTGGGGTGAGGGGTCTTCTCGGCTCAGCAGCCGTGCTCCCCTCACCGACCCGCTTCGCGGGCCACCTCTCCCCAACGGGGAGAGGGAAGTAGCAATGCTCCACCTCACGCCACGGGCAGTGCCCGTCCCGTCGGTCCGTCGAACAGGATCAGCCCCTCGGCCGGCAGAGCGAGGCCGACCGGACGGCCGATGCCGCCGCCCTCACCGAGCGCGCCGGCGGCCGCCATGGTGGTCTTGGCCTTCACCAGCAGCCCGCCGAGATCCAACGTGAGGATCGCGTGCTTGCCGAACGGCTCGTTGGAATAGATCTCGGCACCGAGCGCGCCCGGCATATCGGCAGGCACCACCGTCACCGCATCCGGGCGCACGCCGAGCACCACGTCGCCGCTCATGCTGAGGCCCGCGGCATGCGCCAGCGGTGCCGGCAGCGGCAGGCGCAGCTCACGCCGGGCGAAGCAGCGCGCCCCGGCCTCCTCCACCAGTGTGCCCGGTACCAGATTCATCGGGGGATCACCGAGCAGGCGGGCGACGCGGGTGCTGACCGGGTTCAGCCAGATCTCCTCCGGCGTGCCTACCTGCTCGATCCTGCCGCCATCGATCACCGCCACCCGGTCGCCGACCGAGAGCGCCTCCATGCCGTCCGGCGTCGCCCAGATGGCGGGCGCCGGCTGGCCGGCGAGCCGGCGGCGGATCTCGCCGCGCAGCTTGTGGCGCAGCTTGGCGTCGAGATGGGAGATCGGCTCGTCGAGCAGGAACAGCGCCGGCTGCTGCACCAGCGTGCGGGCGAGCGCGGCGCGCTGCTTCTGGCCTCCGGACAGCGCGCCCGGCAGGCGGGCGTCGAGCTGGCGGATCTCCAGCAGTTCCAGCACCTCGTCGACACGCCGGTTGGCGGTCGCCAGATCAGCCCGCACATTTGGCGCCAGCAAGGGCGAGAGCGCGTTCTGGCGCACGGTGAGGTGCGGATAGAGCGCGTAGGATTCGAACAGGAAGGCGACGTGGCGACGGCCGGCCGGGATCGCCGCGAGATCGCCCTCGCCCAGCCGCAGCGTGCCGTGGTCCGGACGCTCCAGCCCGGCGAGGATGCGGCAGAGCGTGGTCTTGCCGGCCCCCGAAGGCCCGGTCAGCGCCAGTATCTCGCCGGGCGCGACGTCGAGATCGACG harbors:
- a CDS encoding acetamidase/formamidase family protein, whose product is MDHYLPSTPGNVQWGLWDAAVPPVLTIASGDRVVIDTLSGELEDLPDPSSGLPVLPEHREVLATAPHGPGPHLLTGPIHVMGAEPGDVLEVRVLDIKFRSNWGGNVQLPFWGTLPEDFPQARRLHIPLDLKRELALLPWGQELPLAPFFGNFGVAPAPGWGPLSSVQPRVFGGNMDNKELGVGATIYFPVFVPGANFSVGDGHGVQGDGEVCLSALETALTGTFEFHVRKDMKLTTPRAEKADCWITMGFDEDLDDAAKIALRDMIALIREHSGLSAQDAYTLCSLIADMRITQTVDINKGVHCVLLKAHLPPLAMSS
- a CDS encoding carbohydrate ABC transporter permease, coding for MADDSNRIEGSKGLFWTGVTVVYAIIVLFPIFWMATMMVKPNEAMFARPTVWLFTPTLEHFEYVIAQGFHWSLLTSFVLCLMSTALVVIIGTPAAYAFARFEMRMKDDLFLFILATRMAPPVCLVIPFYFIFAKLNLLDTFLGLTLAYMTFNLSFYVWVLRSFCRDLPVELEEAAALEGWSRPQIFRRVVFPLLRNGIVATAVLCFIFAWNEFLFAFMLGGKAVQTLPVSIPKLITSQGVRWGEMAVVGMTALLPVLAVVFVLQRHIVRGLTLGAVKG
- a CDS encoding sugar ABC transporter permease; protein product: MTSVTDTLPATAAAPAPRGRFWYPYLLIAPSMITLTVVSLIPFLYTVYLSFHAAKFGRVTEFIGFDNYLQLLGDGRFWNSMGVAAIFVGIAVPIEFMLGLAGALVLNQNVRGRSVLIPLLFMPTMMAPIVVGLLWKIMLAGSWGFLSYNVLERFNLIGETSAFASPDLALYALIFVDIWQWTPFMMLAFFAGLQALPLGPYRAAAVDGANPLQMFFHITLPMLTPLLVVIGLLRFIDAFKVFDTVYILTGGGPGTATETPSILANKMTFEFWNIGEASALAVLVWLAFFAFCNVFYQVAKKRLNAF
- a CDS encoding extracellular solute-binding protein, whose amino-acid sequence is MTTKWCLAAAMAASAVLWSAGVYADDASFYAEAAKPYKGVTIRVLDEITPLQETLSKIVPDFEKETGIKVEWELLNHFEVINKGQADMLSGRGYYDAVMLHGFQLGPMISAGVIRPLDDMVGNPKLANPNLNTSDFIQQPFKTAAFANGKQYSFINWNYNQVYWARADLLNDPGEQAAFKAKYGYDLAPAKTIEQMRDIAEFFTRKKGAMLAGNPLESDFYGIVLEGIKGGSTFPTLWGNLIKNFGGDLIDANGKPNFDTPQTVAALKMWRELWTFAPPGIAEYSLVDVPTVMGNGIAAQSIAWSDFVLGIDKPGVSPFAGKFVYGPIPVKAGSTAKRSAEAEPSVTVISAASKSPEATFLFLEWLADKKQQDKLITLGSGGVPIRASSWALPAIAGSANKTLYTAMESTLEVAVAKPKMPKFYEIYDVMSGIAQEVGLGKLTPEAGAKKGQAEMVKLCADKCLL
- a CDS encoding ABC transporter ATP-binding protein gives rise to the protein MNAPLRMPVAAAAGLTIRGIGKSFRTQVLDGVDLDVAPGEILALTGPSGAGKTTLCRILAGLERPDHGTLRLGEGDLAAIPAGRRHVAFLFESYALYPHLTVRQNALSPLLAPNVRADLATANRRVDEVLELLEIRQLDARLPGALSGGQKQRAALARTLVQQPALFLLDEPISHLDAKLRHKLRGEIRRRLAGQPAPAIWATPDGMEALSVGDRVAVIDGGRIEQVGTPEEIWLNPVSTRVARLLGDPPMNLVPGTLVEEAGARCFARRELRLPLPAPLAHAAGLSMSGDVVLGVRPDAVTVVPADMPGALGAEIYSNEPFGKHAILTLDLGGLLVKAKTTMAAAGALGEGGGIGRPVGLALPAEGLILFDGPTGRALPVA